A single Vibrio sp. YMD68 DNA region contains:
- the prpB gene encoding methylisocitrate lyase has product MKLSPGAKFRLAVENNDPLQIVGTVNPYCAMMAKNIGHQAIYLSGGGIANASYGLPDLGITTLNDVLVDVERVTNACDLPLLVDIDTGFGGAFNIARTIKSIEKAGAAAVHMEDQVAQKRCGHRPNKAIVSAQEMVDRIKAAVDARNDESFVIMARTDALAVEGIDSAIERAIACVEAGADMIFPEAMNQLDQYVKFSAALQSATGKHVPILANITEFGQTPLYSCEDLAKSSVDMVLYPLSAFRAMNKAAENVYRHLLVEGNQEAVVESMQTRKELYEHLNYHDYEDKLDQLFSGK; this is encoded by the coding sequence ATGAAATTATCACCGGGGGCCAAATTTAGGCTTGCTGTCGAAAACAATGATCCGCTGCAAATTGTCGGTACGGTCAATCCATACTGCGCAATGATGGCGAAAAACATCGGCCACCAGGCGATTTATTTATCGGGCGGGGGCATCGCGAATGCATCGTATGGGCTACCTGATTTAGGTATTACAACACTCAATGATGTGCTCGTGGATGTTGAGCGAGTCACCAACGCCTGTGATTTGCCATTGTTGGTGGACATCGACACAGGATTCGGTGGTGCGTTTAACATTGCCAGAACGATCAAGTCGATTGAAAAAGCAGGCGCTGCGGCAGTGCATATGGAAGATCAAGTCGCACAGAAACGGTGTGGTCATCGACCAAACAAAGCCATTGTCAGTGCGCAAGAAATGGTCGACCGAATCAAAGCCGCAGTGGATGCACGCAACGATGAAAGCTTTGTCATTATGGCGCGGACTGATGCGTTGGCGGTAGAAGGGATTGACAGCGCGATTGAACGAGCGATTGCCTGTGTTGAAGCAGGGGCGGATATGATTTTCCCAGAGGCGATGAATCAACTGGATCAATATGTGAAATTCTCAGCCGCCTTGCAATCTGCAACGGGAAAACATGTCCCCATTCTGGCCAATATTACCGAATTTGGTCAAACCCCTCTCTACAGTTGTGAAGACTTAGCCAAATCGAGTGTGGACATGGTGCTTTATCCGTTGAGTGCATTTAGAGCAATGAACAAAGCCGCTGAAAACGTTTACCGACACTTGCTGGTGGAAGGCAATCAGGAGGCGGTGGTTGAATCGATGCAAACGCGCAAAGAGCTCTACGAACACCTCAATTATCATGATTACGAAGATAAGCTGGACCAGCTATTTTCCGGTAAATAG
- a CDS encoding tripartite tricarboxylate transporter substrate binding protein, with translation MFKVLKPTLAASIIAASFSFSAFAADLEKIHFIIPGGAGGGWDMTARGTGDVLVKSDIVENVSFQNLSGGGGGKAIAHLIETAKRQEDTLMVNSTPIVVRSLTGIFPQSFRDLTPVAATIADYGAIVASADSPYNTWEDVVKEFESNPRKVKIAGGSARGSMDHLVVAAAFKGEGFDAKKVRYIAYDAGGKAMAALLSGETQLLSTGLGEVLEMSKSGQVKVIAITAPERLEAAPDIPTLVEYGNETVFANWRGFFAAPGVSQEKVDSWNQALTKMYKTEQWEVVRDRNGWIDNYKADKDFYSFLEDQEKQMGDLMRELGFLK, from the coding sequence ATGTTTAAGGTATTAAAACCAACACTTGCAGCGTCTATTATCGCAGCATCATTTTCTTTCAGCGCTTTTGCAGCGGATCTAGAGAAAATCCACTTTATCATTCCAGGTGGTGCTGGTGGTGGTTGGGATATGACCGCTCGTGGTACAGGGGATGTTCTGGTTAAATCTGATATTGTTGAAAATGTCTCATTCCAAAACCTGTCTGGTGGCGGCGGTGGTAAAGCAATCGCACACCTTATTGAGACAGCTAAGCGCCAAGAAGACACCTTGATGGTGAACTCAACCCCTATTGTTGTTCGTTCATTGACGGGCATATTCCCTCAATCTTTCCGTGATTTAACGCCTGTTGCAGCCACCATTGCCGACTACGGTGCAATCGTTGCTTCTGCTGACTCACCTTACAACACATGGGAAGACGTCGTTAAAGAGTTTGAATCGAATCCGCGTAAAGTAAAAATTGCTGGCGGATCAGCGCGTGGCAGTATGGACCACCTTGTTGTTGCAGCAGCGTTTAAAGGCGAAGGGTTTGATGCGAAGAAAGTTCGCTATATCGCCTACGATGCAGGTGGTAAAGCAATGGCGGCATTGCTATCAGGCGAAACTCAACTTCTATCAACAGGTTTAGGCGAAGTGTTAGAAATGTCTAAATCAGGTCAAGTAAAAGTTATTGCCATTACGGCACCAGAGCGTCTTGAAGCGGCTCCTGACATTCCAACACTGGTCGAGTATGGCAATGAGACCGTATTTGCTAACTGGCGCGGTTTCTTTGCAGCACCAGGCGTTAGCCAAGAAAAAGTGGACTCATGGAACCAAGCTCTCACTAAGATGTACAAAACAGAGCAGTGGGAAGTGGTTCGCGACCGTAACGGTTGGATAGACAACTACAAAGCAGACAAAGACTTCTACTCATTCCTTGAAGACCAAGAAAAGCAAATGGGTGATCTAATGCGCGAGCTTGGTTTCCTTAAGTAA
- the prpC gene encoding 2-methylcitrate synthase — protein MSSPVSSESTITKGTITKSTITKSAKTESQKPIGGAGLRGQSAGTTSLCTVGQTGTGLTYRGYDITDLANNAEFEEVAYLLLQGHLPNQTELDEYKTRLIGLRGLPTALKQALELIPSTAHPMDVMRTGCSMLGNLEQEMDFSQQQQATERMLALFPAIICYWYRFSHDGVRIDTQDTSESCIGGYFLKMLTDTSPSELHRKVMHCSLILYAEHEFNASTFAGRVCASTLSDIHSCITAAIGTLRGPLHGGANEAAMDMIQDWQTADEAEENIMKMLANKDKIMGFGHAVYRESDPRNALIKRWSKELSQAVGDTQLYAVSERVESVMKREKGLFCNADFFHASAYHFMDIPTKLFTPIFVMSRLTGWAAHIYEQRAKNRIIRPSADYDGPEHQEWLPIVQRQ, from the coding sequence ATGTCTTCACCCGTTTCCTCAGAAAGCACGATAACTAAAGGCACCATAACTAAAAGCACAATAACAAAAAGTGCAAAAACAGAAAGCCAAAAGCCAATTGGCGGCGCGGGCTTGCGCGGACAAAGTGCTGGCACAACATCACTGTGCACTGTGGGCCAAACAGGAACAGGCCTAACTTACCGAGGGTATGATATTACCGACTTGGCGAACAACGCCGAGTTTGAAGAAGTCGCCTATTTGCTGTTACAGGGGCACCTTCCAAACCAGACAGAATTGGATGAATACAAAACGCGATTGATTGGATTAAGAGGGCTACCAACCGCGCTTAAACAAGCACTAGAACTGATCCCCTCTACAGCGCATCCAATGGATGTCATGAGAACCGGATGTTCTATGCTTGGTAACCTAGAACAAGAAATGGATTTTTCACAGCAACAGCAAGCGACAGAGCGAATGTTGGCGCTGTTTCCGGCGATCATCTGTTACTGGTATCGGTTTAGCCACGACGGCGTGCGAATCGACACTCAAGACACGTCAGAATCGTGTATCGGAGGGTATTTCCTTAAAATGTTAACCGATACCTCGCCAAGTGAACTGCATAGAAAAGTCATGCACTGCTCGCTTATCTTGTACGCCGAGCACGAATTTAATGCATCCACATTTGCAGGCCGAGTGTGCGCTTCAACGTTGTCGGATATTCATTCCTGTATCACTGCCGCAATTGGCACGTTGCGTGGGCCTTTGCATGGTGGCGCAAACGAAGCTGCGATGGACATGATCCAAGATTGGCAAACCGCTGATGAAGCAGAAGAGAACATCATGAAGATGCTGGCAAACAAAGACAAAATCATGGGCTTTGGTCATGCGGTATACCGAGAAAGTGATCCTCGTAATGCACTGATAAAACGCTGGTCAAAAGAGTTGTCACAAGCGGTAGGAGACACACAACTGTATGCGGTTTCAGAGCGAGTAGAATCGGTGATGAAGCGCGAAAAAGGCCTATTCTGTAACGCCGATTTCTTCCATGCATCTGCGTATCACTTTATGGATATCCCAACCAAGCTGTTTACGCCTATCTTCGTGATGAGTCGTTTAACGGGGTGGGCGGCGCATATTTATGAACAGCGTGCCAAAAATCGAATTATCCGTCCAAGTGCTGACTACGATGGTCCTGAGCATCAGGAATGGTTGCCGATTGTTCAAAGGCAATAG
- a CDS encoding tripartite tricarboxylate transporter TctB family protein has product MSDSPTNFFTKENLLCRDRVGAFIFLLVCLCYGYQSTLIPLFPGDEYEPFTARTLPTLLTFAGIGLSLLLLVTGKKDTESGAVTDFDWKLLIAFLCLMAFYGLGLTYLGFVIATSLFLLAGFYLLGERRRSVLLGASFPFVIVFYLLLTQGLDIYLEPGLIFTLW; this is encoded by the coding sequence ATGTCGGATTCGCCAACCAATTTTTTCACTAAAGAAAACTTACTATGTCGCGATAGAGTCGGGGCGTTTATCTTCCTTTTGGTCTGTTTATGTTACGGCTATCAAAGCACTCTTATTCCTTTGTTCCCTGGCGACGAATATGAACCGTTTACAGCCAGAACCTTGCCCACCCTACTGACATTTGCTGGCATTGGCCTATCCCTTCTTTTACTGGTCACCGGAAAAAAAGACACAGAAAGCGGCGCCGTTACCGACTTTGATTGGAAATTGCTTATCGCATTTTTGTGTTTGATGGCATTTTACGGACTTGGTCTGACCTACTTAGGTTTCGTGATAGCAACCAGCCTGTTTCTTCTTGCCGGGTTTTATTTACTCGGAGAGCGCAGAAGATCCGTGCTGCTGGGCGCGTCGTTCCCTTTTGTAATCGTTTTTTATTTGCTCCTGACCCAAGGTTTAGATATTTATCTTGAGCCTGGTCTGATCTTCACTCTCTGGTAA
- a CDS encoding DUF3859 domain-containing protein encodes MAKRSPVIDISSYGIYTTWDSRAKHLPKIQEFTTNVPAEIDVEFGLIINIKKAKGEKFTYCIDHPGILSKKGEPLEPFTGEEYINSNDFDFYLGDTVWEPIDDKLGKWTMTIELQGRVVAEKTFHLVGKNEQQFWKHRGF; translated from the coding sequence ATGGCAAAACGATCGCCAGTCATAGACATATCGTCATACGGTATATACACAACATGGGATTCACGAGCGAAACACTTACCGAAAATTCAAGAGTTTACGACCAACGTTCCAGCAGAGATTGATGTAGAGTTTGGTCTTATCATCAACATTAAAAAAGCCAAAGGCGAGAAGTTCACTTATTGCATCGACCACCCTGGGATACTGAGTAAAAAAGGCGAGCCTTTAGAACCATTCACCGGTGAAGAATATATAAACAGTAACGACTTTGATTTCTACTTAGGTGACACAGTGTGGGAGCCGATAGACGATAAGTTGGGTAAATGGACAATGACCATTGAGCTACAGGGACGTGTTGTCGCTGAAAAAACGTTCCATTTAGTTGGAAAGAATGAGCAGCAATTTTGGAAGCACCGAGGCTTTTAA
- a CDS encoding HD domain-containing phosphohydrolase, with product MKDSKKKDRKYSIRFTVGSLFILATILTSLFTISIQYHFSREMSEDLVLSKLSFTSSKVSEHIKDIETNASNVARLLRHISVVTEYQFSQREVKTIFTQTLLDNPMFYSIYWGNDNEDFYQIINLNSSPIVREKIEAGVNDRWVVIQVNGPKENRVRETHYFTENYTLTKKTTEESNFYPTQRPWYDQATKEHVLKTEPYLFQHLKITGQTYAVRTNHEVIGIDIVLSSVSSLISPKALGLGGEQGVESYIFNEKGEIIASSHSQQKEIQRTILPPSKVLAFDAEQKRFLDDSRSLLVSNQNDWGPLDYSLAGEPRGYAVDLLAIVSEMTGLKFEFVNGFTWQELSDKFNRGELDLLQSTQAPESSSQVGTVNSVVLYSMPLGIATHLRDARKTHDQLMSLPIALVKGRSTETLLRKNKERTVLFANSIDEAMQWLSTGKVTSVVDALPVLNGYRDTTYSSDLNIRPLPRNKPVEYYLSMKTDDQRLMDAIGLAIANVTDKQWQALNEKWLNQKLKHETLVPYAELMALTEQPTLQNQMIEQDINGSDHYLYLAPMEDPTRETEYFAVLVPKQVVIDKVIPKVLTSMGLSFMILFLLLPVAWVFGNPIVRPVDLLTKETYKISLRQFDDVHHVQSRIKEVSELSDSMMDMVEEIQRYQKSQEEFVESFIRLIAQAIDEKSPYTAGHCNRVPEIGMLLADAVENAQEGKFKDFKFADDKERKEFQIAAWLHDCGKITTPEHIVDKGSKLEANYNRIHEIRTRFEVLWRDAEIHYLKQLLNEENNKQTENSERTNNNEQTEQTLMEEWLTRQEQLKSDFEFIATSNVGSEFMGEEQVKRIHQIGQQTWQRHFDDALGLSPFEELSKTRRDQPLPMTETLLSDKPEHIIKRIRPLEFDPKFGINIDVPEHQYNLGELYNLSIRSGTLTKEDRFKINEHMISGIKMLNNLPFPPELSRVPRYASTHHETLKGTGYPRKLTRDDLSIPERILVIADIFEALTAADRPYKKAKPVSVAIDIMHKMALDDHLDIDLFMLFLESGVYKEYATRFLPEAQVDDVDIEKFRS from the coding sequence ATGAAAGATTCAAAAAAGAAGGATAGAAAATACTCGATTCGTTTTACGGTCGGGAGTTTATTCATCCTCGCTACAATACTCACCTCTCTTTTCACCATTTCTATCCAGTATCACTTTTCAAGAGAGATGTCAGAAGACTTAGTGCTGTCTAAGCTATCGTTTACGTCCTCTAAAGTCAGTGAGCATATAAAGGACATAGAAACCAATGCTTCAAATGTTGCGAGGTTATTGAGGCATATTTCGGTGGTGACTGAGTACCAATTCAGTCAGCGTGAAGTGAAGACTATTTTTACGCAGACACTACTAGATAACCCCATGTTTTATAGCATTTATTGGGGAAATGATAACGAAGATTTTTACCAAATAATTAACCTTAATTCATCGCCAATCGTACGAGAAAAAATAGAGGCTGGGGTGAATGACCGTTGGGTTGTGATACAAGTTAATGGACCCAAAGAGAATAGGGTAAGAGAGACGCACTATTTTACTGAAAATTATACGCTGACCAAAAAAACGACGGAAGAGAGCAACTTCTACCCAACTCAGCGGCCTTGGTATGATCAAGCAACAAAAGAGCACGTGCTTAAAACTGAGCCCTATTTATTTCAACACCTTAAAATAACCGGGCAAACTTACGCAGTGAGAACCAATCATGAAGTGATAGGGATAGATATTGTTCTTTCCTCAGTCAGTTCACTGATTTCGCCCAAAGCACTTGGATTAGGCGGGGAGCAAGGCGTTGAATCTTACATTTTTAATGAGAAAGGCGAAATTATTGCCTCTAGCCATAGTCAACAAAAAGAGATCCAACGAACCATTCTTCCCCCTTCTAAAGTGCTGGCCTTTGATGCAGAGCAAAAACGGTTTTTAGACGATTCCCGATCATTACTGGTATCCAACCAAAATGATTGGGGCCCTTTAGACTACTCGTTGGCAGGTGAACCAAGAGGTTACGCCGTTGATCTTCTCGCCATTGTGAGTGAAATGACGGGGTTAAAGTTTGAATTTGTTAATGGATTCACCTGGCAAGAGCTGTCCGATAAATTCAATCGAGGTGAATTAGATCTATTGCAATCTACCCAGGCCCCAGAATCGTCTAGCCAGGTAGGCACCGTCAACAGTGTCGTTTTGTATTCCATGCCCCTCGGTATCGCAACACACTTGAGGGATGCTAGAAAAACGCATGACCAGCTGATGTCCCTTCCGATTGCTTTAGTCAAAGGCCGCTCAACGGAGACGCTACTCAGAAAAAACAAAGAAAGAACGGTCCTATTTGCAAACAGTATTGATGAAGCGATGCAATGGCTCAGTACCGGGAAAGTCACTTCTGTGGTAGATGCATTGCCAGTCTTAAACGGTTATAGAGATACCACCTATTCCAGTGACCTTAATATTCGCCCCTTACCGCGCAATAAACCCGTCGAATATTACTTATCAATGAAGACGGATGATCAAAGGTTAATGGATGCGATAGGGTTAGCGATAGCCAATGTGACGGATAAGCAATGGCAAGCACTGAATGAAAAATGGTTAAACCAAAAATTGAAGCATGAAACCTTGGTACCGTATGCCGAGCTGATGGCGTTGACTGAACAACCGACCCTTCAAAATCAAATGATTGAACAAGACATCAACGGGTCAGACCATTATCTTTACCTCGCACCAATGGAGGATCCTACTCGGGAAACCGAGTACTTCGCCGTTCTTGTTCCCAAGCAAGTTGTGATTGATAAGGTGATCCCCAAGGTACTGACATCGATGGGCTTGAGCTTCATGATTCTGTTTCTTTTGTTGCCTGTCGCTTGGGTATTTGGCAACCCGATCGTTAGACCCGTGGATCTACTAACGAAAGAAACGTACAAAATTTCTCTACGTCAGTTCGACGATGTCCATCATGTTCAATCACGCATAAAAGAAGTGTCTGAACTGTCTGATTCTATGATGGATATGGTGGAAGAGATTCAGCGTTATCAAAAATCGCAAGAAGAATTTGTCGAGTCGTTTATTCGTTTGATTGCTCAAGCGATCGATGAAAAGTCGCCTTATACTGCTGGGCATTGTAACCGAGTGCCTGAAATAGGGATGTTGCTGGCAGATGCAGTGGAAAATGCCCAAGAGGGTAAGTTTAAAGACTTTAAGTTTGCCGATGATAAAGAGAGGAAGGAGTTTCAGATCGCCGCTTGGCTTCACGATTGTGGAAAGATAACGACCCCGGAACACATCGTAGATAAGGGCAGTAAACTGGAAGCCAATTATAATCGAATTCATGAAATTAGAACGCGCTTTGAGGTGCTATGGCGTGATGCTGAAATCCACTACCTCAAGCAATTACTCAATGAAGAAAACAACAAGCAAACTGAAAACAGCGAGAGAACCAACAATAACGAACAGACAGAACAAACATTGATGGAAGAATGGCTGACTCGCCAGGAGCAGTTAAAAAGTGACTTCGAATTTATCGCGACATCCAATGTAGGCAGTGAATTTATGGGCGAAGAGCAAGTGAAACGAATCCATCAGATAGGGCAACAAACCTGGCAACGTCATTTTGATGATGCTTTAGGGCTTTCACCGTTTGAAGAACTCTCCAAAACCCGACGTGATCAACCATTGCCTATGACTGAAACCCTGCTGAGCGATAAACCCGAGCATATTATTAAAAGAATAAGGCCGTTAGAGTTTGATCCTAAATTTGGTATTAATATTGACGTACCGGAACATCAATACAATCTGGGTGAACTTTATAATCTATCCATTAGAAGTGGAACGTTAACAAAAGAAGACCGCTTTAAAATCAATGAGCATATGATCAGCGGAATTAAAATGCTCAATAACCTGCCATTCCCGCCAGAGCTAAGTCGTGTTCCTCGTTACGCTTCAACGCACCATGAAACACTAAAAGGAACAGGATACCCTCGTAAACTCACTCGTGATGATCTTTCGATTCCAGAGCGCATACTCGTGATTGCCGACATTTTTGAAGCATTAACCGCCGCCGACAGACCTTATAAGAAGGCCAAGCCCGTCAGTGTCGCTATTGATATTATGCATAAAATGGCGCTGGATGATCATTTAGATATCGACCTGTTTATGCTTTTCTTGGAAAGTGGCGTGTACAAAGAATACGCGACTCGCTTTTTACCTGAAGCGCAGGTCGATGATGTCGATATTGAAAAGTTTCGCTCGTAA
- a CDS encoding AAA family ATPase, giving the protein MTQTFTLIRGLPGSGKSTLAQTMNASHFEADMFFINAQGEYHYDADLIQNAHEWCFKQTEQALFKGESVVVSNTFVRRWEILPYYHLARQFGLKLDVIECTGSYANIHDVDKKTITRMKKRWQQWQNDRQS; this is encoded by the coding sequence ATGACACAAACATTCACCCTAATTCGTGGCTTACCAGGCTCTGGAAAATCGACACTTGCACAGACGATGAATGCTTCCCATTTTGAAGCCGATATGTTTTTTATTAATGCTCAAGGGGAATATCATTATGATGCTGACTTAATCCAGAATGCCCATGAATGGTGTTTTAAGCAGACGGAACAGGCACTCTTTAAAGGTGAGAGTGTTGTTGTGTCCAATACTTTCGTGCGTCGCTGGGAGATCCTGCCGTATTACCACCTTGCACGTCAGTTTGGCCTAAAACTGGACGTCATAGAGTGCACGGGCAGTTATGCCAATATTCATGACGTTGACAAAAAAACAATCACTAGAATGAAGAAACGGTGGCAGCAATGGCAAAACGATCGCCAGTCATAG
- a CDS encoding GntR family transcriptional regulator, whose translation MNSTISELSLSNDTKTRAPEKENTKSESLTEYLIEAIVGGDIPPGSKISEPELAKRFEVSRGPLREAIMRVEGLGLIERIPHVGARVITFSQEKLIELYSVREALEGMAARLAARHITPDELIKLEEVLATHSKHIDQVEGASYFHQHGDFDFHYRIIKASRNSKLVSLLCGELYHLLRMYRYQSPRAQSRPTEALEEHKFILQAIRNRDEELAEMLMRRHISGSRLLIEKQIQQDES comes from the coding sequence ATGAACAGTACCATTTCCGAATTGAGTCTCTCTAACGACACCAAAACTCGTGCGCCTGAAAAAGAAAACACCAAATCAGAAAGCTTAACGGAATATCTTATTGAGGCGATTGTTGGTGGTGATATACCACCAGGAAGCAAGATATCTGAGCCTGAACTGGCAAAACGATTTGAAGTCAGTCGCGGGCCGCTTAGAGAAGCGATTATGCGCGTTGAAGGGCTAGGATTAATCGAGCGCATCCCACATGTTGGCGCAAGGGTGATTACCTTTTCCCAAGAAAAACTCATAGAGCTGTATTCAGTTAGGGAAGCGTTGGAAGGGATGGCCGCCCGACTCGCTGCAAGACACATTACACCAGATGAGCTAATCAAGTTAGAAGAAGTATTGGCAACCCATTCCAAACATATCGATCAAGTTGAGGGGGCTTCTTACTTTCATCAACATGGCGATTTTGATTTCCATTATCGAATCATTAAAGCCAGCCGAAACAGCAAACTGGTCTCCCTATTGTGTGGAGAGCTTTACCACTTGCTGCGTATGTATCGTTATCAATCGCCTCGAGCACAATCAAGACCAACAGAAGCGCTTGAGGAGCACAAATTTATTTTACAAGCGATACGCAATCGTGATGAAGAGTTGGCAGAAATGCTCATGAGACGGCACATTTCTGGCAGTCGCCTGCTGATAGAAAAGCAGATCCAACAGGATGAGTCCTAG
- a CDS encoding tripartite tricarboxylate transporter permease, translated as MLDGILQGLSTAVMPMNIMMVVVGCFVGTFIGMLPGLGPISAIALMIPITYGLDPSSGLILMAGVYYGAVFGGSTSSILINAPGCSSTVVTAFDGYPMAQKGQAGKALALAAYSSFTGGTLSAIMLLIAAPALASVSLSFQSSDYFALMVLGLSAVAAFAGPGQVVKAWMMTILGLMLSTVGIDKGVGVERFTFGLTDLMDGFSFLLLAMATFALGETLMGILKPEKDTSGEENQIMANIGSMKVTKEEFKEVAPVSIRSSILGFFTGVLPGAGATIAAFLSYGMERSLAPKDKKKEFGKGSIRGLVAPESANNAASSGSFVPLLTLGIPGSGTTAIMLGALIAYGIQPGPRLFVEHPDVFWSVIISMYFGNIVLVILNLPLIPYISKLLAVPRTVLLPMILFFSITGVYLVSFNTMDVFIMLIVAMAAIALRLANFPLAPLLLGFILGGLMEENLRRALMISDGELSFLWERPITLTFTVIAALVLMSPIVIGFINKLRSKPDTAVQ; from the coding sequence ATGTTAGACGGAATTTTACAAGGGCTCTCTACCGCAGTGATGCCAATGAACATCATGATGGTGGTCGTTGGTTGCTTTGTGGGGACTTTTATCGGCATGCTACCTGGTCTTGGGCCAATTTCAGCCATTGCTTTGATGATCCCAATTACCTATGGCTTGGACCCTTCTTCAGGCCTTATCTTGATGGCCGGTGTTTATTACGGCGCGGTATTTGGCGGTTCAACCTCTTCAATCTTGATTAACGCACCGGGCTGCTCTTCGACTGTGGTGACAGCATTTGATGGCTACCCAATGGCACAAAAAGGCCAAGCGGGTAAGGCCCTTGCGCTGGCCGCCTATTCATCCTTCACTGGCGGTACGTTATCGGCAATTATGCTTCTTATTGCGGCGCCCGCACTTGCTAGCGTTTCGTTGAGCTTCCAATCTTCAGATTACTTTGCACTCATGGTCTTAGGCCTATCAGCTGTTGCCGCATTTGCTGGCCCAGGGCAAGTAGTGAAAGCATGGATGATGACGATTCTGGGGTTGATGCTTTCTACCGTGGGAATAGACAAAGGCGTGGGTGTAGAACGCTTTACTTTCGGCCTCACTGACCTAATGGATGGCTTTAGCTTCTTATTGCTTGCTATGGCGACATTTGCTCTCGGTGAAACGCTGATGGGGATATTAAAGCCAGAAAAAGACACCAGTGGCGAAGAAAATCAAATCATGGCCAATATTGGCAGCATGAAGGTTACAAAAGAAGAGTTCAAAGAAGTGGCTCCGGTCTCGATTCGATCGTCTATTCTTGGTTTCTTTACTGGCGTTCTTCCGGGTGCTGGCGCGACTATCGCTGCGTTTCTTAGCTACGGTATGGAACGAAGCCTCGCGCCAAAAGACAAGAAAAAAGAGTTTGGTAAGGGCAGCATTCGTGGTTTGGTTGCGCCAGAATCAGCAAACAACGCGGCATCAAGCGGTTCCTTTGTTCCTCTTTTAACATTGGGGATTCCAGGCTCGGGTACGACAGCCATCATGCTTGGTGCGTTAATCGCTTATGGGATTCAGCCTGGTCCACGTTTATTTGTAGAGCACCCAGATGTCTTTTGGTCGGTCATCATTTCTATGTACTTTGGTAACATCGTACTGGTTATTCTGAACCTCCCATTAATCCCTTACATTTCCAAGTTATTGGCTGTACCAAGGACGGTACTTCTTCCGATGATTTTGTTTTTCTCAATTACGGGGGTGTATCTCGTTTCATTTAACACCATGGATGTGTTCATCATGTTGATTGTGGCCATGGCGGCGATAGCGTTACGGCTTGCTAACTTCCCACTTGCCCCACTCTTGCTTGGGTTCATTCTTGGTGGATTAATGGAAGAGAACTTACGTCGTGCATTGATGATCAGTGATGGGGAATTGAGCTTCTTATGGGAACGTCCGATTACCCTGACCTTTACTGTCATCGCGGCCTTAGTTTTGATGAGCCCAATAGTGATTGGATTCATCAATAAGTTAAGATCCAAACCCGACACGGCTGTGCAGTGA